A genomic stretch from Marinobacter fonticola includes:
- a CDS encoding DUF58 domain-containing protein — MSDTSPLVRIDLPELIRLQADARALRLPGSRPVAVRKAGVARSTQKGRGMAFAEVRQYQPGDDIRSIDWRVTARRQTPHTKLYEEERERPLLLICDLGDSLYFGSEGAYKRVRAAQTAGLIAWLGLFAGDQVGGIVFSDHQYEIVRPARRRRAVVRLLDSLVQRQDDHRPDGTVDAGRRGNGLDEALREARRIAHTGSRVFIISDFINLTPETPGLIAQLARHNTLSALRIVDPLEQHLPDRGRFAIAGPDGPLWFDAGNYAFRKAFEAKVAEHEHQVERCFSLAGVGVSSIYTGQQPAQALKAILGPRGRLG; from the coding sequence ATGAGCGATACCTCGCCCCTGGTCCGGATCGACCTGCCAGAGCTGATTCGCCTGCAAGCCGATGCACGCGCCCTGCGCTTGCCTGGCTCGCGACCGGTGGCAGTGCGCAAAGCGGGCGTTGCGCGGTCGACTCAAAAAGGTCGCGGCATGGCCTTTGCGGAAGTCCGGCAATATCAGCCGGGCGACGATATCCGCAGTATCGACTGGCGGGTCACTGCCCGGCGCCAGACACCGCACACAAAGCTGTACGAAGAAGAGCGCGAGCGTCCGCTGTTGCTGATCTGCGATCTCGGAGATTCGCTGTATTTTGGCAGTGAAGGGGCGTACAAACGAGTAAGAGCGGCCCAGACGGCCGGCCTCATTGCTTGGCTTGGCCTGTTCGCCGGCGATCAGGTGGGCGGCATCGTATTTTCGGACCACCAGTACGAAATCGTTCGCCCGGCCCGGCGCCGTCGTGCAGTCGTGCGTCTATTGGACAGCCTGGTGCAGCGTCAGGACGACCACCGCCCTGACGGGACAGTGGACGCGGGCCGGCGCGGTAACGGCCTGGATGAAGCACTTCGTGAGGCACGTCGTATCGCCCATACCGGCAGTCGTGTTTTCATTATCAGTGACTTTATTAATCTGACACCTGAGACGCCGGGCCTGATCGCCCAACTTGCCCGCCACAACACACTCAGCGCGCTGCGCATCGTCGATCCGCTGGAACAGCACCTACCGGATCGCGGACGTTTCGCCATTGCCGGGCCGGACGGGCCGCTATGGTTCGATGCTGGCAATTACGCGTTCAGGAAGGCTTTCGAGGCCAAAGTGGCCGAGCACGAACACCAGGTCGAACGCTGCTTCAGCCTTGCAGGCGTGGGCGTCAGTTCGATCTATACCGGGCAACAACCTGCCCAGGCACTCAAGGCCATCCTTGGCCCCCGCGGTCGCCTGGGTTGA
- a CDS encoding AAA family ATPase gives MSLQRIFGDLRSQLAKRIIGQEKLVDRLLIALLADGHLLVEGAPGLAKTTAIKTLSEHIEGDFHRIQFTPDLLPSDVTGSEIYRAETGLFEFQKGPIFHNLVLADEINRAPAKVQAALLEAMGERQVSVGMKTFALDRLFLVMATQNPIEQEGTYPLPEAQLDRFLMHVTIDYPDAGAERDILHLARRDYQQGPIPTDLRLRADDIFQARLDASELFMADAVEDYLVALVLASRQPAELDAELARWIAFGASPRGTIALDRCARAKAWLDGRDFVSPDDVRAIAFDVLRHRVLMTFEAEADGITPDDIIQRLIDRVPVAA, from the coding sequence ATGTCTCTACAGCGTATATTCGGGGATCTGAGATCCCAATTAGCGAAAAGGATCATAGGCCAGGAGAAGCTCGTCGACCGCCTGTTGATCGCCTTGCTCGCTGACGGCCACCTATTGGTGGAAGGCGCCCCCGGCCTGGCCAAAACCACCGCCATCAAGACCTTATCCGAACATATCGAAGGCGACTTTCACCGCATTCAGTTCACCCCGGACTTACTGCCTTCCGACGTCACCGGCAGCGAAATCTACCGAGCTGAAACCGGCCTTTTCGAATTTCAGAAAGGCCCGATATTTCATAACCTGGTGCTCGCGGACGAGATCAATCGGGCGCCAGCCAAAGTGCAGGCTGCCCTGCTCGAAGCCATGGGGGAGCGTCAGGTCAGTGTTGGCATGAAGACGTTCGCCCTGGATCGCCTATTCCTGGTGATGGCAACCCAGAACCCCATCGAGCAGGAAGGCACCTACCCGTTGCCCGAAGCTCAGCTCGACCGCTTCCTGATGCACGTTACCATCGACTACCCCGATGCCGGCGCGGAGCGGGATATCCTCCACCTGGCGCGCAGAGACTACCAGCAGGGACCGATCCCAACCGATCTGAGACTGCGGGCGGACGATATTTTCCAGGCCCGCCTGGATGCCAGCGAACTGTTCATGGCCGACGCCGTGGAGGACTATCTTGTCGCGCTGGTGCTCGCCTCTCGCCAACCGGCCGAACTTGATGCCGAACTGGCTCGCTGGATCGCTTTTGGCGCCAGTCCCCGGGGAACCATCGCGCTGGACCGTTGCGCCCGCGCCAAGGCATGGCTGGACGGCCGGGATTTTGTCAGTCCGGACGATGTGCGCGCTATTGCCTTCGATGTCCTGCGCCACCGTGTGCTGATGACGTTCGAAGCCGAGGCGGATGGGATAACGCCGGACGACATTATCCAGCGCTTGATTGATCGGGTGCCGGTTGCCGCCTGA
- a CDS encoding NAD-glutamate dehydrogenase, with protein sequence MNALTVTSKDQFHDLLAEAFAEKINKTEAKKISEFAVQHLAHLPLDELTSRRFADIYGSVLAAWQFIQKRDSGDTPVAVFNPDLESDGWQSTHSVIFILHPNIPFLIDSIRIAINQREIGTHSLYHSILQVERDRGGSLKKVHDRDKKKSSKTAFEAMIVLEIDRHSDPEELRGLEKELQAVLEEVRIAVDDFPQMKDKASEIIKELDNCKAKVDADDLAEAHRFLEWLVDDHFTFLGYDEYDFVKEKGGMLVSQVPESEMGILRVHNERPVKVKLEELPQRTRTEMTRTDVIFIFAKSAQRSRVHRPAYPDYIAVKKFNANGEVIGERRFLGLYTSHVYQERPDQIPLLRRKVSEVLDRSGFLRDDYAGKELDQILTVYPRDELFQIEPDELYKVALDILYIQERRMIKIFMREDVYGQFVTCLAFFPRDIYNTELRLKVEKVLMERLGAEDIEFVTHFSESVLARVQFTIRVPQVENRQLPVHDIQDQVIALAQSWRDGLSDALHETHGEERGNELIRLYHNAFPGSYRDMFSPRRAAIDLDHIIEVSDTDRIGMSFYRALEEEESTVHFKLFSPNEQLPLSDVMPIFDNLGFRVIGEHPYEIVDRNERTVWIHDFSLQAYSGKVVDIHRIRPIFEDLFTRVWYGEAENDSFNRLVLANYLDWRQIAMLRSYARYMRQIRISNSQTFIANTLVNHVSLAQTLLEFFEVRFDPKRNQSARKSEATQQRLELEFNAGLDEVDNLSEDRVLRLFLDLMQATLRTNYYQPDADGGAKTYISFKFRPSDIPDMPLPLPMFEIFVYSPRVEGVHLRGGKVARGGLRWSDRFEDYRTEILGLVKAQQVKNAVIVPVGAKGGFVAKQLPDSGDRDAFQREGIEAYKTFIRGLLDVTDNLLEGSIKPPLNVIRHDEDDHYLVVAADKGTATFSDIANGLSAEYDFWLGDSFASGGSQGYDHKKMGITAKGAWVSVERHFRELGINPSKDEFTVIGIGDMAGDVFGNGLLRSDHARLIAAFNHMHIFVDPSPDPKKSFEERKRMFELSRSSWTDYNADLISKGGGVFNRSAKSIPVSAEMKKLFGIKSDRVPPNMLISHILRTQADLLWIGGIGTYVKGAQETHADVGDKANDGLRINGKELRCKVVGEGGNLGMTQLGRIEFGLSGGRLNTDFIDNAGGVDCSDHEVNMKILLNRVVASGDLTEKQRNNMLEKMTDDVAELVLLNNYRQTQAISLANMETSSRLEEFRRLMSNLEAAGKLNRELEFLPDEETLADRKVKKQGLTRPELSVLISYVKGDLKQLLIESDLPDEPGLAAEMNKVFPNALIKKFGKELGEHQLRREIIATQIANDMVNHMGITFVDRLCQSTGAQVSAIAMAWIIARDVFRLDEWWDKIEALDYKVPASLQLELMDELIRLVRRAVRWLLRNRRSELNIQSHMDRFATALSDIIAQLPEYLGHQSRQEWQKQYDALVEKSIPQDVAAVVAGTSYLYAALGIIEAHETTKVPLKQVANLYYTLGEKLNLNWFASAVARLEPTSHWEALARESFREDLDWQQRALTTGVLRLSGKDRDVGEAIDEWTSRHEVLVSRWETMLAELRSAREPEYAMFSVALRELLDLAQSSIHSPLDDSDH encoded by the coding sequence ATGAACGCGCTGACGGTAACCAGCAAGGACCAGTTCCATGACCTGCTGGCCGAAGCCTTTGCTGAGAAAATAAATAAAACGGAAGCCAAGAAAATCAGTGAATTTGCAGTCCAGCATCTGGCGCATTTGCCTCTCGATGAATTGACCTCCCGCCGCTTCGCGGATATCTACGGCTCGGTCCTGGCCGCTTGGCAATTCATTCAGAAGAGAGACTCCGGGGATACGCCGGTTGCCGTCTTCAACCCTGATCTGGAAAGCGATGGCTGGCAGTCGACTCACTCCGTCATCTTCATCCTGCACCCGAATATCCCGTTCCTGATCGATTCCATTCGTATTGCCATTAATCAGCGCGAGATCGGCACCCATTCGCTCTACCATTCGATTTTACAGGTCGAGCGAGACCGCGGCGGCAGCCTGAAGAAAGTCCACGACCGGGACAAAAAGAAGTCCTCAAAGACGGCCTTCGAGGCCATGATTGTGCTGGAGATCGACCGCCACAGTGACCCGGAAGAGCTTCGCGGCCTGGAGAAGGAGCTGCAAGCCGTGCTGGAGGAAGTGCGGATCGCGGTGGACGACTTCCCGCAAATGAAGGACAAGGCGTCGGAGATTATCAAGGAGCTTGATAACTGCAAGGCCAAAGTCGATGCCGACGATCTGGCCGAGGCGCATCGATTCCTGGAATGGCTGGTCGACGATCATTTCACCTTTTTGGGCTACGACGAATACGACTTCGTCAAAGAAAAAGGTGGCATGCTCGTGTCCCAGGTGCCGGAATCGGAAATGGGTATTCTGAGGGTTCACAACGAGCGACCGGTAAAAGTGAAGCTGGAGGAGTTGCCCCAGCGCACCCGCACCGAGATGACCCGCACCGACGTTATCTTTATTTTTGCCAAATCCGCCCAGCGCTCACGGGTGCATCGGCCAGCTTATCCCGACTATATCGCGGTCAAGAAATTCAATGCCAATGGTGAGGTGATTGGCGAGCGCCGCTTCCTCGGCCTTTACACCTCCCACGTCTATCAGGAACGTCCCGACCAGATTCCCCTGTTGCGCCGCAAGGTGAGTGAAGTTCTCGACCGTTCCGGCTTCTTGCGCGACGACTATGCCGGCAAGGAGCTGGATCAGATCCTCACGGTCTACCCGCGCGACGAGTTGTTCCAGATCGAGCCGGACGAACTCTACAAGGTCGCCCTGGATATTCTCTATATTCAGGAACGACGCATGATAAAGATCTTCATGCGCGAAGACGTCTACGGCCAGTTCGTGACGTGCCTGGCGTTCTTCCCCCGGGATATTTACAACACCGAACTGCGCTTGAAGGTCGAGAAGGTGCTGATGGAGCGGCTCGGAGCCGAGGACATCGAATTCGTCACCCACTTCTCCGAGTCGGTATTGGCACGGGTGCAGTTCACCATTCGCGTGCCGCAAGTCGAAAATCGCCAGCTCCCGGTCCACGATATCCAGGATCAGGTGATCGCACTGGCGCAGTCCTGGCGCGACGGGCTATCGGATGCGCTGCACGAAACGCATGGCGAGGAGCGCGGCAACGAACTGATCCGCCTCTATCACAATGCGTTCCCGGGTAGCTACCGCGATATGTTCTCACCACGCCGGGCGGCGATCGATCTGGACCATATCATCGAGGTGTCCGACACGGACCGGATTGGCATGAGCTTTTACCGGGCGCTGGAAGAGGAAGAGAGCACCGTTCACTTCAAGTTATTCTCGCCCAACGAACAGCTGCCGCTGTCCGATGTGATGCCGATCTTCGATAATCTGGGCTTCCGGGTCATTGGCGAACATCCGTATGAGATCGTGGACCGCAACGAGCGTACGGTGTGGATTCACGACTTCTCGCTGCAGGCATACTCGGGCAAAGTTGTGGACATTCATCGCATTCGTCCGATCTTCGAAGACCTGTTCACCCGGGTCTGGTACGGCGAGGCGGAAAACGACAGCTTCAACCGGCTAGTGCTGGCCAACTATCTGGACTGGCGCCAGATCGCGATGCTGCGCTCCTATGCGCGGTATATGCGCCAGATTCGCATTTCCAACAGCCAGACTTTTATTGCCAATACGCTGGTCAACCATGTTTCTTTGGCCCAGACGTTACTCGAATTCTTCGAGGTGCGTTTCGATCCCAAGCGTAATCAGAGTGCCCGCAAGAGCGAGGCTACCCAGCAGCGATTGGAGCTGGAATTCAATGCCGGGCTGGACGAGGTGGACAACCTCAGCGAAGACCGGGTATTGCGCTTGTTCCTGGATCTGATGCAGGCCACGCTGCGCACCAATTACTACCAGCCGGATGCCGACGGCGGTGCCAAAACCTACATCAGCTTCAAGTTCCGGCCGTCCGACATCCCGGATATGCCGTTGCCCCTGCCCATGTTCGAGATCTTCGTCTATTCGCCACGCGTGGAGGGTGTGCACCTGCGCGGCGGTAAGGTCGCCCGGGGCGGTTTGCGCTGGTCGGACCGCTTCGAGGACTACCGTACCGAGATTCTTGGCCTGGTGAAGGCCCAGCAGGTGAAGAATGCGGTGATCGTGCCGGTGGGCGCGAAAGGTGGTTTCGTTGCCAAGCAACTGCCTGACAGTGGCGACCGGGATGCCTTTCAGCGCGAGGGGATAGAAGCCTACAAGACCTTCATCCGTGGTTTGCTCGATGTTACCGATAATCTGCTAGAGGGCTCGATCAAGCCCCCGCTGAACGTTATCCGCCACGACGAGGACGATCACTATCTGGTCGTGGCCGCCGATAAAGGCACCGCAACCTTTTCGGACATCGCCAACGGCCTCTCGGCGGAATACGACTTCTGGTTGGGAGACTCCTTTGCTTCGGGGGGCAGCCAAGGGTACGACCACAAGAAGATGGGCATCACCGCTAAGGGTGCCTGGGTCTCTGTAGAGCGTCATTTCCGCGAGCTGGGCATCAATCCGAGCAAGGACGAATTCACGGTTATCGGTATCGGCGATATGGCCGGGGACGTGTTTGGTAACGGCCTATTGCGGTCCGATCATGCCAGGCTTATTGCTGCATTCAATCATATGCACATCTTCGTCGACCCGTCGCCCGATCCGAAGAAGAGTTTCGAAGAGCGCAAGCGCATGTTCGAGCTGTCGCGCTCGTCGTGGACCGATTACAACGCGGATTTAATCTCCAAGGGCGGGGGTGTTTTCAATCGCAGTGCCAAGTCGATCCCGGTCAGTGCCGAGATGAAGAAGCTATTCGGCATTAAATCGGACCGGGTTCCGCCCAATATGTTGATCAGCCATATTCTGAGGACCCAAGCGGATCTGCTGTGGATCGGCGGCATCGGCACTTACGTCAAAGGCGCACAGGAGACCCACGCCGATGTAGGCGACAAGGCCAATGATGGCCTGCGGATTAACGGCAAAGAGTTGCGCTGTAAGGTCGTCGGCGAGGGTGGCAACCTGGGCATGACCCAGCTGGGCCGCATCGAGTTTGGCTTGAGTGGCGGACGCCTGAATACGGACTTCATCGACAACGCCGGTGGAGTCGACTGCTCCGACCACGAAGTCAATATGAAGATTCTGCTCAACCGTGTTGTGGCTTCGGGCGATCTTACCGAAAAACAGCGCAATAACATGCTGGAGAAAATGACGGACGACGTCGCCGAACTGGTGTTGTTGAATAATTATCGCCAGACCCAGGCCATCAGTCTGGCCAATATGGAAACGTCGTCCCGTCTCGAGGAATTCCGGCGACTGATGAGCAACCTGGAGGCTGCCGGTAAGCTCAACCGCGAACTGGAGTTCCTGCCTGACGAGGAAACCCTGGCGGACCGTAAGGTCAAGAAGCAGGGGCTGACGCGGCCTGAACTGTCGGTTTTGATTTCCTACGTTAAGGGCGATCTCAAACAGTTGCTGATTGAAAGCGACCTGCCCGACGAACCGGGTTTGGCCGCGGAAATGAACAAGGTCTTTCCCAATGCCTTGATCAAGAAGTTCGGCAAGGAGTTGGGTGAGCACCAACTGCGGCGCGAAATCATCGCCACCCAGATCGCCAACGATATGGTTAATCACATGGGGATTACCTTTGTGGATCGCCTGTGTCAGTCCACCGGGGCACAGGTTTCCGCTATCGCTATGGCGTGGATTATTGCCCGGGATGTATTCCGTTTGGATGAGTGGTGGGACAAGATCGAGGCTTTGGATTATAAAGTGCCGGCTTCGCTTCAGCTTGAGCTCATGGACGAGCTGATTCGCTTGGTGCGCCGGGCTGTCCGCTGGCTGCTACGTAACCGTCGTAGCGAGCTTAACATTCAGTCCCACATGGATCGTTTTGCCACGGCCTTGTCGGACATCATCGCCCAGTTGCCGGAATACCTGGGCCACCAGTCCCGCCAGGAATGGCAGAAGCAATACGATGCGCTGGTGGAAAAATCGATTCCGCAAGATGTGGCCGCAGTCGTAGCCGGTACGTCCTATCTGTATGCAGCGCTAGGCATCATCGAAGCCCACGAGACCACCAAGGTGCCGCTGAAGCAGGTGGCGAACCTGTATTACACCCTCGGCGAAAAGCTGAACCTGAACTGGTTTGCTAGCGCTGTGGCGCGGCTGGAGCCTACGTCCCATTGGGAAGCTCTGGCCCGTGAGAGTTTCCGCGAAGATCTGGATTGGCAGCAGCGAGCCCTGACCACCGGCGTTTTACGTCTCAGCGGCAAGGACCGCGATGTCGGCGAGGCTATTGACGAGTGGACATCGCGCCACGAGGTACTGGTGAGTCGCTGGGAGACGATGCTGGCTGAGTTGCGCAGCGCCCGTGAGCCGGAGTACGCCATGTTCTCCGTGGCTTTGCGGGAGTTGCTCGACTTGGCGCAGTCGTCGATTCACTCGCCTCTGGATGATTCAGACCACTAA
- the can gene encoding carbonate dehydratase, with translation MRRLNHLFESNRAWADKIKQEDPRFFERLSNQQAPEYLWIGCADSRVPANQIVDLMPGELFVHRNVANVVVHTDFNCLSVLQFAVDVLKVKHVMVVGHYGCGGVKAALKDDGLGLINNWLRHVQDVRDRFIPVLEALPSEGEQVDRLCELNVMEQVRHVCQTTIVQDAWARGQDLSVHGWVYDVADGLLRDMGLCITSTEERDERYERSVNELVSRPVRSFGC, from the coding sequence ATGCGTCGGCTGAATCATCTTTTTGAAAGTAACCGGGCGTGGGCAGACAAGATCAAGCAGGAAGACCCACGGTTCTTCGAGCGCCTTTCCAATCAGCAGGCCCCGGAATATCTCTGGATCGGCTGTGCCGATAGTCGGGTGCCGGCAAATCAGATCGTCGACCTGATGCCCGGCGAGCTGTTCGTCCATCGCAACGTGGCGAATGTGGTCGTGCATACCGATTTCAACTGCTTATCGGTGCTGCAGTTCGCTGTGGATGTGCTCAAGGTAAAGCATGTCATGGTGGTCGGGCACTATGGCTGTGGCGGTGTTAAAGCAGCCCTTAAAGACGACGGTCTGGGGCTGATCAACAACTGGCTGCGGCACGTCCAGGATGTGCGCGACCGGTTTATCCCGGTACTCGAAGCGTTGCCGAGCGAGGGTGAGCAAGTCGATCGCCTCTGTGAACTCAACGTGATGGAGCAGGTGCGCCACGTATGCCAGACCACCATCGTGCAGGATGCCTGGGCGCGTGGCCAGGATCTATCGGTGCATGGTTGGGTTTACGACGTCGCTGACGGCTTGCTGCGGGATATGGGCCTGTGCATCACCAGTACCGAGGAGCGCGACGAACGCTATGAGCGTAGCGTGAACGAACTGGTATCCCGCCCGGTACGTTCATTCGGTTGTTGA
- a CDS encoding GGDEF domain-containing protein: MAVNESDMLEFHWLMDMLETVEVGLVVIDMDYRVLVWNGFMENHSGITASRIKEKNLFEHFPDLPERWLKRKVESVRLLNTRAFTTWEQRPYLFHFRNTRPITGTAPYMYQNLTISPLSSADGNVRLVCLMIYDVTDFAASRQALEKANDQLTLLSETDRLTGLLNRGTWESLLEAEYERCRRYGNDSVLVMFDIDHFKAVNDTYGHVAGDEVIRRTSAILQGSLRHADLAGRYGGEEFAVILPETDLDGAIALSERIRTSIEQTPVDTENATIRYTISMGVAPMHDGIGTPVQWIRESDAALYVAKEGGRNQVRVAAAASTTE; the protein is encoded by the coding sequence ATGGCAGTCAATGAATCGGACATGCTGGAGTTCCACTGGCTGATGGACATGCTGGAAACCGTTGAGGTGGGCCTGGTGGTCATCGATATGGATTATCGCGTGCTGGTGTGGAATGGCTTCATGGAAAACCACAGCGGCATCACCGCATCGCGCATTAAAGAAAAGAACCTGTTCGAACATTTCCCGGATTTGCCCGAGCGCTGGCTCAAGCGCAAGGTCGAGTCGGTACGGTTACTCAATACCCGGGCTTTTACCACCTGGGAGCAGCGGCCCTACTTATTTCATTTCCGCAACACCCGCCCTATTACCGGCACCGCGCCGTACATGTACCAGAATCTAACCATCAGTCCGCTGTCCAGTGCCGATGGCAACGTGCGTCTCGTGTGCCTGATGATCTACGACGTGACGGATTTTGCCGCCAGCCGTCAGGCGCTGGAGAAAGCCAACGACCAACTCACCTTGCTGAGCGAGACCGATCGCCTGACCGGCCTGCTCAACCGCGGCACTTGGGAGAGCCTGCTAGAAGCGGAGTATGAACGCTGCCGCCGTTACGGCAACGATTCCGTACTCGTGATGTTCGACATCGATCACTTCAAGGCCGTCAACGACACCTACGGCCATGTGGCGGGCGACGAGGTCATCCGCAGAACATCCGCCATACTCCAGGGCAGTCTACGCCATGCCGATCTGGCGGGGCGCTATGGGGGCGAGGAGTTTGCCGTGATCTTGCCAGAAACTGATCTCGATGGCGCCATCGCTCTGAGCGAGCGTATCCGTACCAGCATCGAGCAGACGCCGGTAGACACCGAGAACGCCACGATTCGCTACACCATCAGCATGGGCGTAGCGCCGATGCACGACGGCATCGGCACTCCCGTGCAGTGGATTCGGGAATCGGACGCAGCGCTGTACGTCGCAAAAGAAGGCGGGCGCAATCAAGTCCGCGTCGCTGCGGCAGCCTCAACAACCGAATGA
- a CDS encoding response regulator has protein sequence MSYRILICDDSSMARKQMARALPKNWPAEISYAEHGEQALEVIRQGHCDLMFLDLNMPVLDGYGVLEAVARDDLPVMTIVVSGDIQPQARERVRKLGAMDFIRKPTDPEKIQQILEEFGIYRADDSEEAQAQAEPSPAPEPEGKLDLAAYLQEMSNVAMGQAADLLARLLDVFVKLPVPRVATLAQSELSMALTAASAKESYSAVCQGFNGAGVAGEALLLFSDASFEDMAQLLRYEEENRHALEVEVLMDMSSILFGAFLKGLGDQLDLRFGLGHPTVLGQHRQVGELLEYHQGSDQKLLCIEINYAIEDHNVVCDLLVLLTADSTPHLEKAISYLTE, from the coding sequence ATGAGCTATCGCATCCTGATTTGTGATGACTCCTCCATGGCCCGCAAGCAAATGGCGCGGGCGCTGCCAAAGAACTGGCCCGCCGAGATCAGCTATGCAGAACATGGCGAGCAGGCCTTGGAGGTGATTCGCCAGGGACACTGTGACCTGATGTTCCTCGATCTGAACATGCCGGTGTTGGACGGTTACGGCGTACTTGAAGCCGTGGCGCGAGATGACCTACCAGTGATGACGATCGTTGTTTCCGGGGACATACAACCCCAGGCTCGGGAGCGCGTGCGCAAACTGGGAGCCATGGACTTCATTCGTAAGCCCACCGATCCCGAAAAAATTCAGCAGATTCTCGAGGAGTTCGGAATCTACCGGGCCGACGATTCTGAAGAGGCTCAAGCACAAGCCGAGCCGAGTCCAGCGCCTGAACCGGAGGGGAAGCTGGACCTGGCAGCGTACCTGCAGGAGATGTCCAACGTCGCCATGGGCCAAGCGGCGGACCTGCTGGCCCGGCTGCTCGATGTGTTCGTGAAGCTTCCCGTACCGCGGGTCGCCACCTTAGCCCAGAGCGAACTGTCTATGGCCTTGACGGCCGCTTCAGCGAAGGAAAGCTACTCTGCAGTTTGCCAGGGCTTCAATGGCGCGGGCGTGGCGGGAGAGGCCTTGCTGCTTTTCTCCGACGCCAGTTTCGAAGATATGGCGCAACTACTGCGCTACGAGGAGGAAAACCGCCACGCTCTGGAAGTCGAAGTCTTGATGGATATGTCCAGCATTCTCTTCGGAGCTTTTCTCAAGGGCCTCGGCGATCAGCTGGATTTACGCTTCGGCCTGGGCCACCCCACGGTACTGGGCCAGCATCGCCAGGTTGGCGAACTATTGGAATACCACCAGGGAAGCGATCAAAAGCTGCTTTGTATCGAGATCAACTATGCCATTGAGGACCATAATGTGGTCTGCGACCTGCTGGTCCTGCTGACAGCCGATTCGACCCCTCACCTTGAAAAAGCCATTTCCTATCTGACGGAGTAG
- a CDS encoding DUF6160 family protein, translating to MNREALKCVAPALFVLTFSATAQAELQPISEKEMGRVSGQAMVAVDVDGTDTNRFTRVTVGMDAEIQTNIDNVVLGDTGDGSDVKIAQLSLGHISTDQTKVQLDGQTYALNEIVPFVGSDPYFELAERDGEVVGFRMGLNQARGTLSGDITSFSGNLGIELQDASGNPVAAQLFDATGAATHTRATHIGLDDAATDCSAGVQCNALSNLKTLNIGTNNEDGTVGFAKELFVSFQKEAVQWQGNTEGGTPIDAAAGVFLNVPTAMRLDLQTLEQGVPRARTEYIDRGLGLF from the coding sequence ATGAACAGGGAAGCGCTGAAATGCGTGGCCCCGGCTTTGTTCGTCCTGACGTTCTCAGCAACGGCGCAGGCTGAACTGCAACCCATTAGTGAAAAGGAAATGGGGCGCGTAAGCGGGCAGGCCATGGTCGCAGTGGATGTTGATGGGACCGACACCAACCGTTTTACCCGGGTCACTGTTGGGATGGATGCGGAGATCCAGACCAACATCGATAATGTAGTACTGGGAGACACTGGCGACGGTTCCGATGTAAAGATTGCCCAACTGTCTCTCGGTCATATCTCTACGGATCAAACCAAGGTCCAACTGGATGGACAGACCTATGCACTGAACGAGATTGTGCCTTTTGTGGGCTCGGATCCTTATTTCGAACTGGCCGAGCGGGATGGCGAGGTCGTCGGTTTTCGCATGGGGCTCAATCAGGCGCGGGGGACATTGTCGGGCGATATAACCAGCTTCTCCGGTAACCTGGGTATTGAGCTTCAGGATGCGTCCGGGAACCCGGTTGCGGCACAGCTATTCGACGCCACGGGAGCCGCGACGCATACTCGCGCCACGCATATCGGCCTGGACGACGCCGCCACCGATTGCAGCGCAGGCGTGCAGTGCAATGCCCTGAGCAACCTCAAGACCTTGAACATCGGCACGAACAACGAAGACGGGACAGTGGGTTTTGCCAAGGAACTGTTTGTTTCTTTCCAGAAAGAGGCCGTCCAGTGGCAGGGCAATACCGAGGGCGGAACGCCAATAGACGCGGCGGCAGGCGTCTTTCTTAATGTGCCTACGGCCATGCGGCTCGATTTACAGACATTGGAGCAGGGTGTTCCGCGGGCGCGCACCGAATATATCGACCGCGGTCTAGGGTTGTTCTAA